Genomic DNA from Fusarium keratoplasticum isolate Fu6.1 chromosome 2, whole genome shotgun sequence:
TGCAAGCAACTGCCTTGGGCACCTGGGAAATGTTGTGCATTGCCTGGCACTTGTCTGCGCAAACTTGCTCGCGGCAATCTGTGCAGACTCAGACAGACCGGTCAGGCATCGGGGTGCAACCCGTCCGGCATACAAACTGCGGTGAGTCTACTGTACAGTATGTGCGGATGGATAGCTTTCTGCCTCATTGTCAGCATGAGCAGTCCCGGCGCAAGATGAGACGATGCTGGATGGGGGTTGCTCAACGGCATAAACCTCTCAGAGGCCGAGACAGCAGCAGGTGTTTGTTGGTGAACCGAACCCGGTGCTTGGAGCCTGTGGGCATGAAACCAGAGCAGAGGACCCCGTGCGATTACCCACCCCCCTTGGGGGCCCTAGATGGAGCTGTCTGGCAAGGGCATCGTTGTTTGTAACGACGTCTTCCCCATGCTGACCCCTGCTGTTCTGACATCTCGCGGGGCGCGGCGTGGGGgacacatccatccatcgcctggagctggaggtgatggagcTGCGGCGGGTACTCCGTAGAGGTACACAGCGCTCATCAGATTCTTTCTCGTCGATGCCGCTGGAGGATCCTGTCGTCATTCCTGGGTCCGCTTTGTGACATTTTTCTGCCCTCGCCCTCAAAGCCCCCTTGCCGGCCGAGACCTGATTCAGTTCAGTTCTTGGTTTCGCCAGAGGAGCCTCAGAAGGCCTCATTTCCCAGCCGCTGGAACTCCCTGGCCCGCCCCGTCTGTGTGGATGAACGGCCGCTCGCTCACTCATGCTCATGCCGTGTGTATCCGCAGCCCCATCCCATGGACATCGTGAGCAGGCCACGAGGAGCATCAAATGTCGCTTGACATTCGAGCTAGCGCCAACAGGAAAACACGCTGGACTGCTGCCCGTTCTTCGCTATCAGGGTGCCCTGATCAGCGCTCCGTCCCGGGCTAGATTGCCCGATTTCAGGTACCGCAACTTACAGgttcttttttcttttgtGGAAACAGTCTTGCCTGGCCTGGACATGGGAGATGTGTCATTAGCTGTCTGCGGGCGTTTGCCGATCGTCTGGGGTTTTTGCGCGGATAGCTCCACAAAGGCAGAGTGGCTTTTCTGTACGCCGATTGCCCTTTGAATGATCGGCTAAATGATGGCGAGGTGAGGATACGAGTCAGGCTCGGTGTTAATCGACCGAGGACATGAATGTGAGGATGAGAAAGATAACGGATCGACCAAGTgagacccttcttcttgttgcgaTTCGACTAAAAGTCTAGGTAGCGCTTAAGTGGGCGCATAAATTGCATCAAGAACTTGCCTGCCTTCCTAGGCAAGTCTTACCTAGGCAGGTGATAGGTCGAAGGAGCAAAGGAAAGAAGGGCGTTTACTTTCCCCAGAAATTTGGAATTGAAAGAATCCATTGATGAAAGGGTCGTCTCACACACCCCTTGAAGAACAAAAGCTCCCTTTTCTCGTCTGCCGCTTGCTCATCTCGTCTCAACCGCGCGACGCAAGGCGGGATGATGCATGAGAAGCGATGGCCGATCTCAACTGCATTCAACCGACAAGACAACCCCACCCCCgcaaggaaaggaaaggaacTGAAGTGAATTGGTCTCGGGTCAGCCAGCCATTTGACAGCATCTTCTAGACAACAAGTAAGGAGCTCATGTCTATTTGTGTCGTGAGACACGCTGATCCCGAGACTTGACCCGtgttcaagaccaagattgGCATGCTATACTCTAGTCTCGCCCGGCTATTCTATCCAAGCATTTGACTAGTCAACTCTGATGGCATTCAAAGTCCGGGAGACAACCCCACGCCAGACTCCGGCCCGTATGAGATCTGCCGTTCCCATGACTGACTGACTCGGTTCTCGTCGAGCGGGCCGGCGGTCTCTTGCTGGCGGTGGTCGACTTCCAATGCTAGATCAGGATACCGGGATTCAGGATCAGGTTGTTCAACTGCCCACTCAGCATTGCTTGCGCCCATCCCCAGGTGAGGTGACACAGTCACACACTCCCCCAGACCGCGGCCGCCGCTATCCGCAGCTAGACGTGGGACAAAATCAAGCCTGCCTGCATGGTGATGAGGGTATTCATTCATTAATTCAATCTGAGCCCTGGTCTGGGGGAGATGCAAACTGGCGCACAATGTGCTCCAAAATGCTCGGCCCCTGAGTCAAACATTAGAGACTCCGTTCCTCCGGGGCCCCGGAAACTCCAAAGAtaagccatcatcatcatcattaaCGGGGGCCGCGACGGCGATGACTCGAGAAACGGGCGTGATAACAAAATTGTTTTCCCCTTCTTGTCAGGGGAAAAGATCGACAAAGACTTGACGTCGTCGACATGCCGTTGTCATCGCCCATCCACCAGCCAAATGCGCCCATTCCAACCccagctttttttttttttctttggcTCATTCTGCCCCGCGAATACCACCCTCCAAAAAGCAAGCAGCAGAAGTGGCCAGCGGCGGCTACACACCCGCATTTCGCGCGCACACACCACCCCCGGATTTCTGACACTCGCCTAGATATGGACCAAACATGGGCTTCCCTTTTTTCTCCTTCCTTTGGGTTCCCAAGATTTCTTCACACCACTTCCCTTATTTCTATCCTCTCCCGATCTCCGGCTCAGCCCTCATTCGCCAGCCCCGGTTCTGGCGGTGTACTGTACATGTACAGTAGGTGGTATGTAGGACGCACGTGTGGTGCTTTGTGCTGCATCTTGGTCCGCCTTCTAATTAAACCGGACTGCTTATCGTAGGCCAGGGGCCAGCACTCGACCACTCAGCCCACGAAGGGCAGCCGGATTGAGCAAGAGATACGCCCATTGTGCGACTCTCCGCGCGTAACGCCTCCCCTTCACCTTCACCGACCATCCCGgcccgagaccgagaccgtGGAGCGGCCCTACGAGCCGGCCGACCTGCCTCTTACACAGGGCGGACTTCCCTTGATCCATCCCCCAACAATTCATAGGCGGGATTGCCGTGCGTGTGCTGCGTAGACCTGACGTTGGATGCCTCATTCAACTGGCCCATGgggtaaaaaaaagaggcaCAACGCACAAACATGACGACTGTACGCCCCCAATGCCCGTCCACCCAATGACGCTGCTTCCCCTTGCCTTTGCCAAATCCTAAATAGCTGCACCCCTGAACTTGTACGCGGTTCTAAAGAAGGAAGAGTAAGAGGCTtgggtcttggtcttggagggGACGCGCAACCAGCCCTCTCTCCGTCCTACGTGGTTCATCGTCTTTGGATGCAGCAAGAGCTTCCTTCTGATTGTACTGTAAGATGGACGGCCGCTTTGGCCCTGTTATCAAACAAAGCCGCCACCAGGGGGGAAAACAGGCAAACACTTATCAGGGGGGCTGCGCCTGGGCTCAGCTTtcatccaccaccaccgcccaAAGCCTCACAGGCTGACGTGATGCAGAGCTTTTGAGGCGTGCCACTCAGAAGGTTTCTGCCCCCCCCAAATGTTGCAGTTGCTTTTACGAGcttttttgtttttgtgTGCCTGTATGGGGGATTCCACGTCGgttctttgcttttttgtGTTACCACCACCCCTGACAACACACAGAGAGTCTGGGGGAACAGAAACGAGGCGAAGCCTTGTCAGGGACTTGTCATAGCACACAGAAAGTTAGGTCCAATGCTGGACTGGTTCTGGTGGCTTTCCATTGCCCGATAAactcgaggccaaggcgctGTACCCTGAAACTCAGAGCCCACTCTCTGCTGGAGCGCCCTGAAAGTATATCGTTCACAAACTGGGGAAGCGTGCGGCCGCTGCGCCTCGAAAACCGGAGGGGttctttgttttttttttcttgctgGCAAATATTTTTTCCATCAGACCAGAAAAGAATCCGgttcaacttcttctctgccCGGTTACGGTCCGCTCATGCGCCGACCTCGCACCGCGTGCCGCACGCAACGTAACCCATCCCATACACGCCTTAGCCGCAGAGCCGATGAGAAGGCATTTGTTattctcccctcctctcttgTGTACGaatgtgtgtgtgtgtgtggtaATGGATGGTGTTTAGGCTCAGGCCCTTGTGGTGTTGTGCTCTTATCACCTGCGGTTTTCTCGTCTCCATGTGATAACTGCGACCATCTGACTTTCAACCCATCTTCACCCACTTGAGCTGACGGCGCAGGGGTTGGACGAGAGATCCAGGAGGGGCATGGGTGTGGGTGGTGGGATTTCCCAGGCCTTGGCTTTCTAGTGGTGGGGGAAGGCGGCAGATCAGATTGATTTGTGCCGTCCCGTCAGCCCTTTGGAAgcatgtgtgtgtgtgtgtgtgtgcccGTGTGTGGGtgggggagagaagagacatGGCCAGAGAGGGGACATCGATTCGAGGGACACGCAACACAAGCAAAGAGTCTCGTCTTTGACCAAGGAGTGTTCCCCGGGTCAAAGAGGGAAAACATCTGCGTAACAATCGACAAGCCCCTAGCAACCACAGATGCTGTCAAACTCCCCGACTAATGACGGCATCCTGAGATCTACCTATCCTCCCCCCAAGCCCCCAAGGGGCGCGCACTAaggccatccatccatctggGCTGGCCGAACGCCTCGCTGGCCCTGCTACCCAAACAGGCCAAACGACATGCCAAAGCGCGAGTTGCCTGGCCCAAGGTGTGCTCGCTAGCTACAGCACCTCAACTTGACTTTTCTGCTTTCCCTTGGTTCTCCCCGGACCTGCTCCCCCGTTTGAGTAAGGACGCGATCCAGATTCCAACCCTCCAGCTGCGGTTCCGCAGGGTTGTCCATCCGATCTGATCTGGGTGCTCCCTCCCACAGTGTCTCCCTCCGTCTTCATTATGTCACACGAGGCGATCCTGACGTCGGTCACCGGGGCAGGTTGTTTACACATGTTGGATCAAGTGCTTGGTCATTCCAAATCACACAGGTCAGATCAgatcaagtcaagtcaaagCAACAAAGTCACAGGCCAGGTCAGGGTTGAGTGGGTAAAGCTCGAGCTAGTTTGCTTTGCatgcgctgcgctgcgtcTATCTATTACCATACATCATACACTTGGTTCGTAATTCTCAGGAGAGCAAAATCTCCCCGGGGGCACGTCTCCGCCCATTATGCCGACCCCCCGATACTGCAACCCCCGGTCGCCATTAGTTATCTTTCAAGACCCTCCCCTCTGCCAAATCATACATTTGGTGCCGAAGCAATAGAAGTGATCCCGCACATTGAacaagagaaggaagacatGAACATTAGACATTTGACATAAAATTTTTGTTTGAATAGACAGGAGTCGAGTTTTTTGTCTCaagaattaaaaaaaagaaagggaaaaaaaCCAGCCATGGATATCAAAATAGACTCTGCTTTTCCGGTCGAGGTATGGTGGCCCCAACAGCCCCGAGGCAAGCCCGAGGGAAAAATCCAAGTGCTCCGCAATTCGAAATCTAGTTTCTGCCGCCCCCCGTAGAGGGCGGGACTCATGTTGGAACCAATGTCCGCCGCCCCTGGAGAAAAATGCCTGCCTTCTTTCGTTTCACAAGTGCCGCCCAAGTCCTCGAGTGCTCAATACTGTGTTTGAGATGATGAAATTCGATTGCCATGTAGTAACCCGTAAACGCCGTCTCTTTCTATACCTCTATAACCCATATTGTTCGTCATCATGTCGTGCGAGCTGCGAAGCAATCGTCTGTCCTACATCCGATCCATGAGATCGCCTCCTGCCAGACTGTTGGCGCCGGAGCTCCTGCCGCTGTGGCTGAATCCGTTATCTGAGAGCAGGTCCTGGACTGCTACCTTGGGGACCTGGGGAACGGGGAGCTTTCGCTGAGATCCGTCTGGCCGGCTGATGATGTCCGTCAGGGACATTCCAGTGGCGCGGGGAGCAGAAGCGGGAGGAGGTCCCTGAAGGTGGTGGTTCTCGAGATGAGGCTCCATGGGGGCTAGGGCAGGGGTCGTGTTGTGCTGGAGAGACAGGTTCCGGAGGCTGGGGAGCTCATAGCCGGAGAAAGGTCGCAGGCGAGGAGAGTGAGCGGGAGTGGCGATGGGAGTGTGGTCGGGAGTAGGAGACAGAGAGTCGTGGGAGAAGGTTGGCGAAGAGGGAGCCGTCGAGTTGGGGGAGTTGGGCCGCGACCTCTTGGAGTGTCGCATAGCGCCAGAGTAGTGGTCGTCGTTGGGCTCATCGTTGGAGTGAGAGCGCGACATGTGATAAGAGGAGAGCGTCGGGAGGTGGCCTCGGGAGCTGTGCATTCCGTGGCTATAGTAGGGATGGTGACGCGAGTTGtggtgaggaggagcagTGAGGGTCTCACGCTCAACCTGAGTagcggccttggccagcatGGAAATGTCACCACTTCGGTTGTAGTGAACAGCCGAGACGGGAAGAGCAAATGTCGAGTAAGAGTGGGGAGGAGAGACATTGGGGGAGGCCAGAGTGGATGTGGGAGCAGAGCGGATGGTCTTGGGAGCGGGAGGCGGCGCCATCATTCCATCGGGAAGCATGTGAGGCGGGAGGCCCTGCTGCTGGTGCatctgatgctgctgctgttgctggtgctgctgagCAGCCTTGTTGCCTCTCCTCGAGTTGGGGTTGTTGTGAATACGGGAGTGGCGGGTGAGCTCATCAGAGCGAGAGAACTTCTTGCTGCAGCCGGGGAACTGGCAGGCATGAGGCTTCTCGCCAGTGTGAGTGCGGATGTGTCGAGTCTGATGCTCGAGACGGTGGAAGGCCTTGTCGCAGAGAGGGCACTTGTAAGGTCGAGGCAGCTCGTTGGAGCTCTCTGAGGCCTGGGCACCCGGGAGGGGCCCGTTGGGTTTGATAACAGTGACTGCTGCGGTTGCCATCTCGACGTCGCCCTGTTGGGGTTTCTCGGGTTCCGTATCAGCCGACGC
This window encodes:
- a CDS encoding DNA-binding protein creA: MQRALDFSNLLNPTASADTEPEKPQQGDVEMATAAVTVIKPNGPLPGAQASESSNELPRPYKCPLCDKAFHRLEHQTRHIRTHTGEKPHACQFPGCSKKFSRSDELTRHSRIHNNPNSRRGNKAAQQHQQQQQHQMHQQQGLPPHMLPDGMMAPPPAPKTIRSAPTSTLASPNVSPPHSYSTFALPVSAVHYNRSGDISMLAKAATQVERETLTAPPHHNSRHHPYYSHGMHSSRGHLPTLSSYHMSRSHSNDEPNDDHYSGAMRHSKRSRPNSPNSTAPSSPTFSHDSLSPTPDHTPIATPAHSPRLRPFSGYELPSLRNLSLQHNTTPALAPMEPHLENHHLQGPPPASAPRATGMSLTDIISRPDGSQRKLPVPQVPKVAVQDLLSDNGFSHSGRSSGANSLAGGDLMDRM